GGGCGCTTGCAACAAGACGCTTAACTCGGCTGTGCTCCCTGTATTGCTGAGGGGATCTTTCCCGTCGTACAGTCCCATGACGCCTTCAATGACGGAAATGTCGGCATCCTGGCTGCTCCGTGCGAATATTTCCCGGACCACGTCATGTGACAGCATCCAACTGTCCAGGTTCCGCGACGGGCGCCCGGTCACGGCCGTGTGGTAGCTGGGATCGATGTAGTCGGGACCTGCTTTGTATCCTTGCACGACCCGCCCCGTTTTTTGCAATGCCGCCATCAATCCGATGGTAAATGTGGTTTTTCCTGCACCGCTGTTTGTTCCCGCGATGACGATTCTCGGTCGCTTCATTTGCGACGCCTCTCTTTCGAAGTCTGATGCATTATGCGTTCACAAGGCAGATCGATATGGTTACATTGCCGGATTTGACTTTTTCCACGACCCATTCGGATGCTCCGGAAGACAATCGTGCGCAAGGCTCGCTCACGCCATATGCACCGACGTATTTGTATACGGTGTCGGAGGGATTGGGGATGGGGATCGTGTTCAATTCCGCAGCGGTATAGGTATCTAGCCTCCAACCATGCCGCGCGCAAACTTCCACAAGCCCAGGCTCATCCTTTTTCAAATCGATCGTGGCAAGATTGCGCACACTCATCATGGACAATTCCGCTTCTGCCAACGTCGTTTGAATCACTTGCTCGATTTCCAAAGCGGACGTGCCTTTGTTGCAGCCAATGCCGATGACCACGACTTTCGGACGATACAGGACGCCATTTGCAAGGAATGTGTCTTCTTCCTCTTGCGTCAACAAGCGCGGCGTGATCACAAGCGCAGCATCGAAGAGCTGCTTGCGTGCCGACTCAAACGTTTCAAACACCTGCAAATGGCTCGGCAGTGGTTTTTTGTACTTCCACCAATTCCGCTCGCCCGCTTCCTGAATGATATGCACACGCTGTTCGTTCACGACGGCCGCACTGACTTGTGTAACCTTTGCAAAATTTTCGATTTCAAAACCGAACTCCCGCCCCAGCAGATCGACCGCAAGCGTTTCGCCGACATCGGATGCGGTCGTGATGACAGGGATTGCTCCAAGAACGCCGGCCACCTGTTTCGTCAGGTCGTTGGCTCCCCCCAGGTGGCCGGACAATACGCTGACCACATAGTTGGCCCGATCATCGATGACTAAGACAGCAGGGTCTGTTTTTTTGTCTTTTAACAATGGAGCGATCATTCGCACCATCGCGCCTAAGGATACAATGCCAATGATTCCTTGATAGGATTGAAAGAGTTTCGGCACGTATTGCACGACAGAGCCTTCAAACACATGAATCCCGAATTCCCGCTCATCCCCCTGGGCGAATTTGCTCGGGTAAAAGACGTCGACTTGCAAAAGAGCATCCAATAATCGCCTGGCAATCGCCACCCCGTGTTTGGTAATGGCGACAACCGCGTATGGATTAGTCATGCATCGCAACTCCCTTTCGATATCTGTGTGTAAACGTTTTGTCATAGAGTTTTGAACGGTGTTCCGTGCTTTCTGCCAAACCAGGATCCAGCGCCCAACCGGCAAGAATCATGGCATGGCTGGAGATATGCGCATCGCCCATCGCCCTGACAAGATGTTCAAGTGTTGTTCGAATGACTTTTTGTTCCGGCCATGTTGCCTTTTGCACGACAGCGACCGGCGTATCGGGCGACCATCCGGCTGCCGACAAATCATCCACCGCTTTCTTGGCAAGCGTGGCGCTGAGATACAGTGCGATGGTACAGTGATGTTCCGCCAATGACCGCAATTGTTCCCTTTCCGGCACAGGCGTGCGCCCACCGACGCGAGTCAAAATGAGTGTCTGCGTCAGGTCGGGAATGGTCAGCTCTGCGCCGAGAATCGCTGCGGATGCAAATACGGAACTCACACCCGGGATAATCTCGTATTCGATATTTTCCTTTCGAAGCAGCGCCATCTGTTCCAAAATGGCGCCATAGACTGCTGGATCTCCCGTATGAATGCGCGCGACGCTGCGCCCCTCTCGCACGTGTCCGGCCATGATTTGGACGATCTCTTCCAGGTCCATCCCCGCGCTTTTATAGATTTGCGCATGCTCCGAAGCCATTTGAACCAGCTCTTCCCGGACCAGACTATCTGTATAGAGGACGACGTCCGCCTGCTGCAGGATTCGCAATCCTTTCACCGTAATCAACTCCGGGTCTCCCGGTCCGGCGCCTACGATATACACTTTTGCAGCCAATGTCATTTTCTCACCACCATCAGTGTCAAATAATTGAGTTCGGCGCCGCGCAGCTCCCTGACGTTGCGCCAGACCATCTCATCTTTTGATGTCACCTTGGTCGCGACCAGCGCCTGATCGGTCAATTCCAGTTCCGCCAATACTTGGAGCATATGATCCAGAACTTTCGCCACTTTCAAAAAAATGACGCAATCATGTGTTTCTATGGCTGTCCGCATTTGCGCCAGATCATCCGTAGCCGGCACGATCGCCACCACCTCATCCCCATCCGCAAGCGGGATCCCGAGCCTGGAAGCGGCGCCGTTGACCGAGGAAATGCCGGGAATCGAGACGATGTTCGCTTCCGGATATGTTGCTTTCAGCGTCCGGTTCATATGAATAAACGTACTATACAACATCGGATCCCCTTCTGTTACAAAAGCCACATCAAGGCCTTGGCGAAGGTGTTCCCAGATCGTTTCAACCGTTTTGTTCCACTGTTCTTGCAATACAGCCGGGTCTTTCGTCATGGGAAAAACCAGCCCCACCATCGTTTTCTCACTCGGATTGATATACAACTCCACGATCTCTAACGCATAGCTTTTCCCACCCATGCGCTTTTTTGGATATGCGATCACAGGCGCTTCTTTCAGCGTACGATATGCTTTCACGGTAATCAGTTCCGGATCCCCTGGTCCGACCCCAACGCCGTATAATGTTCCGATCGAGTCGTTGCTCATTTCTGTTCACCTTGCCCTTTCTCCGTTCTCCAAGCAGTAATCAAATACACCGGATTCATGCCTTCAAACCGGGTCAAATGCAGAATCGGCTTGCTGCGAGCCGTCTGGACGAGTGTAATGGACACATGAAAATCCAATTGCTGCAGTTTTTGTTGGGCAAGATACAGTGTTTCAATCGTGGCGGCATTGATGACGATGCGCCCCTGCGGTTTTAACCGCACTGCGCATACGTGCAGCACATCCTCCAGTTCTCCGCCGCTGCCGCCGATAAATACGGCGTCCGGATCGTCAAACTCGTCCAACCGGTCCGGCGCCCGCCCGTGGACAGCGACAAAATCGGCGCGGAATTTCACTTGATTTTCCCTAAGATTCACAAGATCTTCCGCATTTTTTTCGATTGCGAAAACGCGCACGCAAGGCTGGCTGTGAACCGCTTCAATCGAAACAGAGCCTGTGCACGCTCCGATATCCCAGAGAACGCCGTGTTGCGGCAACTGCAATTCGGCGAGGCTTAAAACCCGGATTTCCCGTTTGGTAATCAACCCCCGATCCGGCTTCCGCTGGGAAAATTGTCCGTCTTCGATCCCCAGTGGAAACACTTTCGTCTCCTGATTGGGTCTGCGCTTCAATACCACGACATTTAAAGGTGAAAATTCCTGATCCACAAGGTCTTTCAGGGAATACCAAGCGGTTCTCTCCGAGCCGCTCCCCAAATTTTCACAGACAAACACATCGTATTCTGTCATTTCAAACTGCAACAGATAGTTCGCAATCGCTGACGGCGTGTTCTTGTCGTCTGTCAGTACAGCCGCTTTCTCCGCTCCGTTGAGTTTCTGCGCAAAGCCCAATATCGGTCGCCCGTGCAAACTGATGATGCGGGCATCCTGCCAAGCTTCGCCACACCTGGCGAACGCGAGTTGTATGGAGCTTAGATGGGGGTAGACAGCCACATTTCCTGCTCCGAACTTCTTGACCAGATACGAACCGATCCCGTAAAACAAAGGGTCGCCGGAAGCAAGCACCACCACCCGCTGTTCCTGGCGATATGCCTGCAGCTCTTCCACCGTTTTCGTTAATGGAGCGCGCAAGACGATTTTTTCCCCTGCAAAATCAGGGAAAAATGCCAGCTGTCGATCTCCCCCCACCAAAACGTCAGCATTCCGAATGTTGTCGATCGATTCCGGAAACAGACCCTGCTCACCGTCATCGCCAATTCCTATTACATACATCCATTTATCCATCAATTGCTGCCCCTCCCAGATAGTCCCCTTTCAAAGTCGTCAATCTCGTATCGATGCGCACTCCACCGCCCATGTACTCTGACACCTGCTCACAACAGTACCTGCTTACTCGCGTGAAAAATTCAGGAAATCCCCATTCCGTCATCCAATCACCGACTTGCGAAGCTGTATTGGCATCCAGGATTTGCGCGCGCAAACGGTCAGGCACACCCACTTCCTGTGCAATCTGCTCGAGGAATCCAAAGTCGATGGGCGCACTTTTGGCATGCACCATCATGATTCCTTGGGCAACTTTAGAAAATTTGCCCATCATGCCGACGAAACGGATCTCCTGCATTTCCAGCCGCTTGGCGTGCTTGGCGGAAAACCCGACGAAATCGCCCATTTCAATAAATGCTTCTACCGGCAGTTCCGGATACATCGCCATGGCGTATTTTTCACTGCGCCCGCCGGTCGTCAGCACAACCGTTCGGATCCCTTGCTCTTTCGCAACCGATAATGCATAGACGATGCTTGCTTTGTAGGATGATGTGGAGAACGGGACTACGATTCCTCTCGTGCCCAGGATGGAGATCCCCCCGAGAATGCCGAGCCTTGCGTTTAGCGTTTTTTTGGCGATTTCTTCCCCTTGCGGAACGGAGATCACCACACGAACCCCGCGCTTGATGTTTGCTGCCGCCAGCACCTCTTCCACCACTTCCCGAATCATTTTCCGCGGTACGGGATTAATCGCCGCCATGCCGATGGGAATCGGCAGGCCCGGCTTGGTCACGCGTCCGACGCCGACGCCGCCGTCAATGTCGATCTCTGCATCATCGTCTGTCCAGGACACAGTCGCTATGATTTTCGCCCCGTGTGTCGCATCCGGATCGTCGCCGCCGTCTTTGATGGTCGCCGCGCTTGCCTGCTCCTCTGTAAACCGGATATCCTGCATATGAAACGTCACGGATTGTCCTGCCGGAATCCAAATATCAACCACAGCAAACGATTCTTGATGAATCAATGCCAATAGCGCACTTTTCGTACAGGCGGTCGCACAGGCGCCGGTGGTGTAGCCGTGCCGCAGCGGTCCTTCCGGTACTTCCAACATTTCACCCATTTCATTCACCTAGCCTGTTTGTCTGCCAGAATCGACAGTGCGTTAATGATGGAAACCGCAATCGGACTGCCGCCTTTCCGCCCGTGATTTGCAATAAACGGCACATCGAGTTTCATCAATTCTGCCTTCGATTCGGCTGCCGATACGAATCCGACAGGCACGCCGACGATTAAGCCAGGCTGTGCCTCACCTTCTTTTACCAAGCGAATCAGCTCCAACAAGGCGGTTGGCGCGTTGCCGATGGCAAAGATGCCTCCAGGTGCGTCTTTTACCGCTTTGCGGACAGATACAATCGCCCGTGTCGTGTTGAGCCGTTTTGCTTCTTCCATCACATCAGGATCGGAAATATACACTTTCACTTCCCCGCCGAATGACTCGATGCGAGGTTTGCTGATCCCGGCCTGAACCATTTGCACATCGGCAACAATGGTTCGTCCGGCGCGGATCGCGGCAATCCCGGCCTGGACCGCTTGCGGATGAAAGACAATGCTGCGACCGAGTTCAAAATCGGCTGATGAATGAATCACCCGCTGCACAATCGGAAATTGTTCCTCCGTAAAGGAATGGGGTCCCAACTCCTCTGCAATCATTTCAAAACTTTTCTTTTCAATCTCCTGCGGTTGAACCGAAATCGGCTGAAACTCTGTTTGAAAATTCATTGTAAAATCCCCTCCCAATTTTTTCTTACTGCATCTGCTACACCGTCGATCGTGGAGAAACTTGTGCCATATTCGATCTTGGGCCGTCCGATGACGATCACCGAAATCCCCATATCCAATGCTGCCCGCACTTTTTCATCGACGGCACCCACTTGCCCGCTCTCTTTGGTAATCATCAATGTCGTGCCAAAATGCCGATACAGCGCTTCATTTAACGCTTTTGAAAACGGCCCTTGCATGGCGATGATATTTTTCTGTTCCATACCCAATTGTTCGCATTTTTCCATGTTGTCTTGTCGCGGCAACATGCGCGCAACCAATCGTATGTCCGGATCCTGGAGCAATCGTCTGGTAAAAATCTGCAGTGTTTTGCTGCCTGTCGTGAGCATGACGCTGCCTTTTCGTGCATACGCCAGTTCGGCAGCCTGCTCATATGTATCGACAACGGTGACGCCGGGACTGTCATCGTACATCGCAGCCGCCCGCTCAAAGCGAACATATTCGATACCGCAGGCTTTTGCAGCAGCCATTGCCGTACGATGCGCTTCCTCTGCAAACGGATGGCTGGCATCCACCAGCAGCCGGGCATTGCTGCTTTTTAACACATCGACCATCGCCGCTGTATCGAGTCGTCCAGCCCGCACCTCAATCCCGGCATCCTGCAGCGACTTCGCGGCACTTTCCGTCACAACGCTCGCAAGCAGCGGATAGCCCTGTTCTTTTAAGGCCAGCGCCAATTCTCTCGCATCACTCGTACCTGCCATCAGAAAAATCATACGCAGTCCTTCTTTCCTGTAAAAATCGATTCTA
Above is a window of Fodinisporobacter ferrooxydans DNA encoding:
- the cobI gene encoding precorrin-2 C(20)-methyltransferase — encoded protein: MSNDSIGTLYGVGVGPGDPELITVKAYRTLKEAPVIAYPKKRMGGKSYALEIVELYINPSEKTMVGLVFPMTKDPAVLQEQWNKTVETIWEHLRQGLDVAFVTEGDPMLYSTFIHMNRTLKATYPEANIVSIPGISSVNGAASRLGIPLADGDEVVAIVPATDDLAQMRTAIETHDCVIFLKVAKVLDHMLQVLAELELTDQALVATKVTSKDEMVWRNVRELRGAELNYLTLMVVRK
- a CDS encoding cobalt-precorrin 5A hydrolase, with amino-acid sequence MTNPYAVVAITKHGVAIARRLLDALLQVDVFYPSKFAQGDEREFGIHVFEGSVVQYVPKLFQSYQGIIGIVSLGAMVRMIAPLLKDKKTDPAVLVIDDRANYVVSVLSGHLGGANDLTKQVAGVLGAIPVITTASDVGETLAVDLLGREFGFEIENFAKVTQVSAAVVNEQRVHIIQEAGERNWWKYKKPLPSHLQVFETFESARKQLFDAALVITPRLLTQEEEDTFLANGVLYRPKVVVIGIGCNKGTSALEIEQVIQTTLAEAELSMMSVRNLATIDLKKDEPGLVEVCARHGWRLDTYTAAELNTIPIPNPSDTVYKYVGAYGVSEPCARLSSGASEWVVEKVKSGNVTISICLVNA
- the cbiE gene encoding precorrin-6y C5,15-methyltransferase (decarboxylating) subunit CbiE, producing MDKWMYVIGIGDDGEQGLFPESIDNIRNADVLVGGDRQLAFFPDFAGEKIVLRAPLTKTVEELQAYRQEQRVVVLASGDPLFYGIGSYLVKKFGAGNVAVYPHLSSIQLAFARCGEAWQDARIISLHGRPILGFAQKLNGAEKAAVLTDDKNTPSAIANYLLQFEMTEYDVFVCENLGSGSERTAWYSLKDLVDQEFSPLNVVVLKRRPNQETKVFPLGIEDGQFSQRKPDRGLITKREIRVLSLAELQLPQHGVLWDIGACTGSVSIEAVHSQPCVRVFAIEKNAEDLVNLRENQVKFRADFVAVHGRAPDRLDEFDDPDAVFIGGSGGELEDVLHVCAVRLKPQGRIVINAATIETLYLAQQKLQQLDFHVSITLVQTARSKPILHLTRFEGMNPVYLITAWRTEKGQGEQK
- the cobK gene encoding precorrin-6A reductase, giving the protein MIFLMAGTSDARELALALKEQGYPLLASVVTESAAKSLQDAGIEVRAGRLDTAAMVDVLKSSNARLLVDASHPFAEEAHRTAMAAAKACGIEYVRFERAAAMYDDSPGVTVVDTYEQAAELAYARKGSVMLTTGSKTLQIFTRRLLQDPDIRLVARMLPRQDNMEKCEQLGMEQKNIIAMQGPFSKALNEALYRHFGTTLMITKESGQVGAVDEKVRAALDMGISVIVIGRPKIEYGTSFSTIDGVADAVRKNWEGILQ
- a CDS encoding precorrin-8X methylmutase; this encodes MNFQTEFQPISVQPQEIEKKSFEMIAEELGPHSFTEEQFPIVQRVIHSSADFELGRSIVFHPQAVQAGIAAIRAGRTIVADVQMVQAGISKPRIESFGGEVKVYISDPDVMEEAKRLNTTRAIVSVRKAVKDAPGGIFAIGNAPTALLELIRLVKEGEAQPGLIVGVPVGFVSAAESKAELMKLDVPFIANHGRKGGSPIAVSIINALSILADKQAR
- a CDS encoding cobalt-precorrin-5B (C(1))-methyltransferase — encoded protein: MLEVPEGPLRHGYTTGACATACTKSALLALIHQESFAVVDIWIPAGQSVTFHMQDIRFTEEQASAATIKDGGDDPDATHGAKIIATVSWTDDDAEIDIDGGVGVGRVTKPGLPIPIGMAAINPVPRKMIREVVEEVLAAANIKRGVRVVISVPQGEEIAKKTLNARLGILGGISILGTRGIVVPFSTSSYKASIVYALSVAKEQGIRTVVLTTGGRSEKYAMAMYPELPVEAFIEMGDFVGFSAKHAKRLEMQEIRFVGMMGKFSKVAQGIMMVHAKSAPIDFGFLEQIAQEVGVPDRLRAQILDANTASQVGDWMTEWGFPEFFTRVSRYCCEQVSEYMGGGVRIDTRLTTLKGDYLGGAAIDG
- the cobM gene encoding precorrin-4 C(11)-methyltransferase gives rise to the protein MTLAAKVYIVGAGPGDPELITVKGLRILQQADVVLYTDSLVREELVQMASEHAQIYKSAGMDLEEIVQIMAGHVREGRSVARIHTGDPAVYGAILEQMALLRKENIEYEIIPGVSSVFASAAILGAELTIPDLTQTLILTRVGGRTPVPEREQLRSLAEHHCTIALYLSATLAKKAVDDLSAAGWSPDTPVAVVQKATWPEQKVIRTTLEHLVRAMGDAHISSHAMILAGWALDPGLAESTEHRSKLYDKTFTHRYRKGVAMHD